The nucleotide window AAACGGCCGGTGAAGTCGAAGGTGCGCGACACCCGACTGAATGGCGAACGCCTCCAGGGGTTCTGCCGGTTCTGCGGATCACTCGCCGAGCTGACCTCATTCGCCGGCGGGAGCGATGATCCGAAGGCGGACGATCCAGAGGAAAAGCTTCGACTAAGCAGCCTGTATTGCCTGGATCACCGGCCTAAATTGCCGAGCGGCGCATGGAACCCTGTCTACAGACAAGCAAGGCGATCCCTCGCGCAATTCGACCTCGAACTGGCGAGACTCAACCAGCAATGCGCGAAGCCGGCCACTGCCCAAGTGAAATCGGGCGATCAACTGGTTGACAGCTACTTCTTCCACTATGTCGCAGGCCAGACCTTACAGCCGGCGGACAAGGCAGAGCTGCGCAATCAAGCACGGCTGATGGTGGACTCGAAGCTATCGGATCGCAAAAAGCAGATGCTGATGCTCCAGCGGTCTGGACTCAATCAGTCGGAGATTGCGCGAAAGCTCGGCATCGAGCGCCAAGCGGTATCGAAGGCGCTGGCGGCGATCCCCGCGATGTTCCGCTTGAGTACAAAGCCGCGCTCACGGCGTCAACCTAATTGACCAACTAATAGGACGAAACAATCCGCATTGCCAGGCACCATCAGGCACATGTTCGCAAGTGACTGAAAGAGGCCAGGGGATGCAGGCAACGACAAGCAAGACGCTCATCAATCGGAAGAAGCTACTGGCAATGATCCCGCTGTCTGAGCGCACGATCTTCAACATGGAGCAGCGCGGGGAGTTTCCGCGCCGGATCGCACTCACCAGCCGAAACGTTGCCTGGGACTTGGCCGAGGTCGAGGAATGGATCGAGGCGCGGAAGTCGTCGGGCACTCAGGCGATGCGGCCAGGCTTCACTCAGTCGGTCGCAGCCGCCACTTTTTAGCCGCTAAAACGCCGCGCCCCTCAAGTGTCAATGACGCGCGAAGCCACACCTCGATGCTCGGGCGGTGCTGCTGAACCCGCCCTCCTCTGACTTACGCCTTCGGCCGTCTCAGCGTCCATTCGTCGATCATGTCCGCCCAGTCCTGCAACATCGCCGTGCGCTGCTCGCGGTACTCGGCCTTGTTGTAGACGGCCCTGACGCCCCGCTGTTCGTGCGCCAGGCACTTCTCGATCCAGTCCGTGTTGTAGCCGGCCTCATGCAGCAACGTACTGGCCGTGCGCCGCAAGTCATGCGGCCCGAACTTGGCGAGCGACTTCCCTTCCTTCTGCGCCAGCCGATACGTCAGCGTCAGCACCTGGTTGAGCGTGGCGCTGCTCATGGGTAAGTCCGAGTCATACCGCGACGGAAGCACGTAGTCCGATCCCCCCGCGAAGGTTTTCAGGGCGATGAAGATGTCCAGCGCCTGCCGGGACAGGAACACTAGATGTGGATTGCGCCGCTTCATCCGCTCCTTCGGGATCGTCCAAAGCGCGTCGCTGAAATTGATCTCGCTCCAGGTCGCGTTGGTCAGCTCGCTCTTGCGCACCATCGTCAACAGCAGCAGCTTGGCCGCCGCCCGAATGGATGGCGCTGTGCCGATGCGCTCCATGTACTGGTACATCAGGCCGATCTCGTCGGGCGTCAGCGCACGGTCGCGCGGCTCGAACTTGGCAATGGTCGTCGGGCGTACCAGCTCGGCCGGGTTCTCGACCTTCTGGCCGCGCTCGATGGCCCAGCGAAAGACCTGGAGCACCACCTCGCGGACATGCACGGCCGTCGCCGGCGCGCCGCGCTCGACGATGGCATCGGTCAGCGCGCGCAGGTCTTCGTGGGTGATCTCCACCAGCTTCTGATTGCCGAACTTTGGCTTCAGCTCGCGCTCGTAGACCGAGCGGCGCATGTCGCGGGTGGAGTCGGCCATCTGGTAGCCGCGCAGCCACTTTTCCGCCCAGGCCCCGAACGTCTCCGCGTCCTTGACGCGGGCCTTGTCCCGCGCCTTTTCCTTGGCCGGCGACTTC belongs to Cupriavidus taiwanensis and includes:
- a CDS encoding LuxR family transcriptional regulator produces the protein MKNDPTIVIWEGCDPTVSEAIGQFEDRWRPYSASSRRYPIVGLLQELIDPAVAAYTATLPQRYLGHIPGAGTGVSFSGIIRLVGLDAMVRMQRQLLRQFIKTEDRQTPRDRRFVATLESLIGLVWDCACKRPVKSKVRDTRLNGERLQGFCRFCGSLAELTSFAGGSDDPKADDPEEKLRLSSLYCLDHRPKLPSGAWNPVYRQARRSLAQFDLELARLNQQCAKPATAQVKSGDQLVDSYFFHYVAGQTLQPADKAELRNQARLMVDSKLSDRKKQMLMLQRSGLNQSEIARKLGIERQAVSKALAAIPAMFRLSTKPRSRRQPN
- a CDS encoding helix-turn-helix transcriptional regulator; translation: MQATTSKTLINRKKLLAMIPLSERTIFNMEQRGEFPRRIALTSRNVAWDLAEVEEWIEARKSSGTQAMRPGFTQSVAAATF
- a CDS encoding tyrosine-type recombinase/integrase; the protein is MLTDTKLRNLKPKDKLYKVNDRDGLYVAVTAAGAISFRYNYSIHGRQETITFGRYGVGGITLAEARERLGEAKKMIAAGKSPAKEKARDKARVKDAETFGAWAEKWLRGYQMADSTRDMRRSVYERELKPKFGNQKLVEITHEDLRALTDAIVERGAPATAVHVREVVLQVFRWAIERGQKVENPAELVRPTTIAKFEPRDRALTPDEIGLMYQYMERIGTAPSIRAAAKLLLLTMVRKSELTNATWSEINFSDALWTIPKERMKRRNPHLVFLSRQALDIFIALKTFAGGSDYVLPSRYDSDLPMSSATLNQVLTLTYRLAQKEGKSLAKFGPHDLRRTASTLLHEAGYNTDWIEKCLAHEQRGVRAVYNKAEYREQRTAMLQDWADMIDEWTLRRPKA